From one Anopheles cruzii chromosome 3, idAnoCruzAS_RS32_06, whole genome shotgun sequence genomic stretch:
- the LOC128271019 gene encoding putative gustatory receptor 28a produces MKPTGVHPERKSWTNIMFFGSLTAMITQSLRTFLNPKDFYAAQRPVLRISFLVGMTPFTVVKGPTELMLLRCTPFGYINSSLHVILFCSCYVNALLKGETITRFFFRTDISTLGDVLQFTIGITALIMTFFCSLFQRNKLIKSFHALASIDRRFKEIGMETNYKSTLHYNLLVMCAKVIITTLYLVVCLAVFISSSTYPSVTTWLAFLMPYFMMSMVVVVFLCFVNQTKHRFHLLNKVLKHLRQAALEKRHSPERRPSYWHAIKIQRPLGIASTYSNNDKSMPDVVSTVAEIQDALCEACSYAQDYFTIQMLTIVTVVFLIVLFNSYYVLDAVIGTTSHDTPFSKGQFALFFLCQAMVYGSGVFNIVYGSSSMMAENDNIGVNVHKLLNVTSGPESHELATKLMHLSQQMVHRRVRFTACGLFSLDFTLIFTLVGAATTYLVILVQYQLSMDDTRHETIARAFLGNETWIS; encoded by the exons ATGAAGCCGACGGGAGTGCATCCGGAGCGCAAAAGCTGGACCAACATCATGTTCTTCGGTTCGCTCACCGCCATGATAACGCAAAGTTTGCGCACCTTCCTCAACCCGAAGGACTTCTACGCAGCCCAGCGGCCGGTGCTGCGTATCTCGTTCCTGGTCGGCATGACGCCGTTCACGGTTGTGAAAGGACCGACGGAGCTGATGCTGCTACGGTGCACCCCGTTCGGGTACATCAACTCCAGCCTGCACGTTATCCTGTTCTGCAGCTGCTACGTGAACGCGCTGCTAAAGGGCGAAACCATCACGCGGTTCTTCTTCCGCACCGACATCAGCACGCTGGGAGACGTGCTTCAGTTCACGATCGGCATCACGGCGCTCATTATGACGTTCTTCTGCAGTCTCTTCCAGCGCAACAAGTTGATCAAATCGTTCCACGCGCTGGCTAGCATCGATCGGCGGTTTAAAGAGATCGGCATGGAGACCAACTACAAGAGCACTTTGCACTACAATCTGCTGGTAATGTGCGCCAAAGTGATCATAACGACGCTCTATCTGGTCGTGTGCTTGGCCGTGTTCATCAGTTCGAGCACTTACCCGAGCGTTACGACGTGGCTGGCCTTTTTGATGCCGTACTTCATGATGTcgatggtggtcgtggtgtTTCTGTGCTTCgtcaaccaaaccaaacaccggTTCCATCTGCTGAACAAGGTGCTGAAGCATCTGCGGCAGGCGGCGCTCGAGAAGCGACACTCGCCCGAACGGCGACCCAGCTACTGGCACGCGATCAAGATCCAGCGGCCGCTCGGTATCGCGTCCACCTACAGCAACAACGACAAATCGATGCCGGACGTCGTGTCCACCGTGGCCGAGATTCAGGACGCACTGTGTGAGGCGTGCAGCTATGCGCAGGACTATTTCACCATACAGATGCTAACGATCGTTACGGTCGTGTTCCTGATTGTCCTCTTCAACTCGTACTACGTGCTGGATGCGGTCATCGGAACTACGTCGCACGATACGCCCTTCTCCAAGGGACAGTTTGCGCTGTTCTTCCTCTGCCAGGCGATGGTGTACGGGAGCGGAGTGTTTAACATCGTGTACGGAAGTAGTTCGATGATGGCCGAGAACGACAACATTGGAGTGAATGTGCACAAACTGCTCAACGTGACCAGCGGACCGGAAAGCCACGAACTGGCGACCAAACTGATGCACCTGTCCCAGCAAATGGTACACCGGAGGGTACGCTTCACGGCCTGCGGACTGTTTAGCCTGGACTTTACACTCATCTTCACG CTGGTTGGGGCGGCGACCACGTACTTGGTCATTCTCGTGCAGTACCAGCTAAGTATGGACGATACCCGGCACGAAACCATAGCCAGAGCATTCCTGGGCAACGAAACGTGGATCTCATAG